CTGAAGGTGTCGGCGCGGCTCATCCACATCATGGGGGCGAGCACGGCGTTGGCGGTGGGGACGGCGCGCTTCTCGCACACCCACGCGGTGGCTATGCAGATGTGGTGGTGCATGACGGCGTCGGGGCGGTAGGCGTCCATGATGCCGGGCAGCTCGCGGAGCGTCTGCTCGGCGAAGGGCAGCATGAGCTCGTTCACCACCACCTTCGCGGCCTTGCGCGGGTGCATGACGTCGGGCATGTCCTTGAGGTCGCGGAGGTCGAGGGCTTCGCCCAGCGGGATGAACTCGAGGCCGGCCTCTTCGACCTGGCCCTTGAAGTACGGGTTGCTGATGAGGGCGGCGCTGTGGCCGCGGGCGAGCAGGGCGCGGCCGACGCCGATGAACGGGTTGATGTCGCCGTGCGAGCCAATCGCAGTGATGAGCACACGCATCGGGCGATCCTATTGCTGGGCCGACTGGACCGCCGCGGCCCGGATGCGTTTGGCCTGCGCGAGCGTGAGCTCGCTCCTGTCCACCAGCTCGCCCAGCAGCTCGGTGAGGGGGTCGGGCCGGTGCCCGGCGCGGATGGCCTCCAGCCGCACGATGACCTTGTTGAGCCGCCCACGGACCGTGGGGTAGCTCACCTTGAAGTGCTCACCGACACCCTTGAGCGACCCGCCGTGCAGGACCAGCTGCATGACGAGCTCGAGGTCGTCGTCGGAGAGTCGGGTCAGCGGGTGTACTTTCGGTTTGTGCAACTCCACCTGCGGATTGTGAAAGGCCGCTTGCGGTTTGTCAAACCGCAGGTTTTGGTTTCAGCAGGGGTTGCCGCCCAAGACGCGGAAGAATGCCTCGATGTCCTGGTCGGTGCCGGTGTCGCCGTCGCGGTTGAAGTCGGCGTCGCCGGGGCCGGTGCCGCCAAGGGCGGCGAAGAAGGCCTCGATGTCCTGGTCGGTGCCCGTGTCGCCGTCGCAGTTGAAGTCGGCGGAGCCGCAGGCGTTCTGGTCAACGGGGCCGGCGACGACGAGGGCGAAGCCCTGCGGGCCGTCGTTCACGGCGGTGGCGATGACGCGGGCGGTCCAGCGGCCGACGGCGGGGGAGGTCACGTAGACCTGCTCGAGGTTGTTGAGGGCGTCGGCGGTGCCGCCGGCGACCGACGAGCCGTTGGCGAAAAAGTTGCCGCGGTAGACGTTGCCCTCGGGGTCGATGAGCTCAAGGTCGAGGTTGTTGACGGGAGCGGAGGCGGCGTTGGCAAGGGCGGGGGCGTCGTGGTAGGCGAGGGTGGCTTTGAGCACGCTCTCGCAGGGGCCGACGTGGAAGGTGATCTCGCTGGTCTGGCCGGTGGTGAGGGCGGCGGGGTTGGCATTGCGCACATCGCTGAGGAGCAGCTTGCGCTGGTCGGGGGCGAAGCCCAGGACGTTGGCGATGGTCACGCGTCCCCAGCCTTCACGGTCGCTGGGGTACCCAGGG
The sequence above is drawn from the Phycisphaerales bacterium genome and encodes:
- a CDS encoding DUF2089 family protein; amino-acid sequence: MELHKPKVHPLTRLSDDDLELVMQLVLHGGSLKGVGEHFKVSYPTVRGRLNKVIVRLEAIRAGHRPDPLTELLGELVDRSELTLAQAKRIRAAAVQSAQQ